TCTACGATCTTCTCTTCCGGAATACCGTCGAAGACCGGCGTCGCCACCTTGATGCCGAGCATCTTGGCCGCCCAGCCGAGGTGCGTCTCGAGCACCTGGCCGATGTTCATGCGGCTCGGCACACCGAGCGGGTTCAGGATGATGTCGACCGGCGTGCCGTCCTCGAGGAACGGCATGTCCTCGACCGGAACGATCCGCGACACGATACCCTTGTTGCCGTGACGGCCGGCCATCTTGTCGCCGACCTGCAGCTTGCGTTTGCAGCCGACGTAGACCTTGACGCGCTTGATGACGCCGGACTCGGCGTCCGCATACTCCATATTGTCGCCGAGCCGGCGGCGCTTTTCCTCGTTCTCCTCGAACTGCGGAATAAACGTGTCGATGATTCCGGTCAGCGTCTTCTTGAGCTCGCAGTCCTCCATGCCCCAGCAGTCGTAATGCGCGGCAAGCTTCTGGATCGAACTCTTGGTGACCTTCCGGTTCGAGCTGATCAGCACCGCATTTTCGCGGGCCGGCGACATATCGAAGATCGGATACGGCAGCTTCACGCCGAGCATCACGTCCGAAAGCCGGGCGGTCAGGTCGTCGATCAGGCCGTTGTAGATGTCGCGGTAATCGTTCTTGATCATCTTCTCCTGACGCTTCGCCTCGGTCCGGGTCATCGAAGAGCGGGCCGGGTCCTTGGCGTACTCGGTGCGGATGTCCATGACGATGCCGCCCTTGCCGCTCGACACGGTCAGGCTCGAATCCTTCACGTCGGCCGCCTTCTCTCCGAAAATCGCCCGGAGCAGACGCTCTTCCGGCGCCAGCTCGGTTTCGCTTTTCGGCGTGATCTTGCCGACCAGGATATCGCCCGGTACCACTTCGGCGCCCTCGTAAACGACGCCGCGGCTGTCGAGGTTGCGCAGCGCATCCTCGCTGACGTTCGGAATGTCGCGGGTAATCTCTTCCGGGCCGAGCTTGGTCTCCCGGCTGGTGATCTCGAACTCGTCGACATGGACGCTGGTGTAGACGTCCTCCTTGACGAGACGTTCCGAAACGATGATCGCGTCCTCGAAGTTGTAACCGCACCACGGCATGTAGGCGACCAGCACGTTCCGGCCGAGCGCGAGCTCCCCGTCCTGCGTGGCCGCACCGTCGGCGAGGATGTCGCCCTTCTTGACGGCCTGTCCGCGGAAGCAGATCGGCCGCTGGTTCACGCAGGTGCCTGCGTTGCTGCGCAGATATTTGTAAAGCCGGTAATACTGGTACGAATCCTTCGGCGCATCGGCGGCCGGCAGATTGCCGTCCGGCGTCACGACGATGTGATCGCTGACCACCTCGGCGACGATGCCGTCGGCCTTCGCCGCCACCACCGCGCGGGAGTCGCGGGCAATGCGCGCCTCAAGGCCGGTCCCGACCAGCGGTGAATCCGGCATCAGCAGCGGAACCGCCTGGCGCTGCATGTTCGACCCCATCAGCGCGCGGTTCGCGTCATCGTGCTCAAGGAACGGGATGATGCCGGCCGCGGCGCTGACGAGCTGTTTCGGCGAAACGTCCATATACTGAACCTCTTCGCGCGGATGCTCCTCGTTTTCGCTCTTGTAGCGGCTCATGACCGTCGGACGGACAAAACGGCCGTTCTCATCGAGCGGGGCGTTGGCCTGCGCGATGACGTACTGCTCCTCCTTGTCGGCGGTCAGGTAGTCGATCTGGTCGGTGACCTGCCCGTCCACCACCTTGCGGTACGGGGTTTCGAGGAAGCCGTATTCGTCGATGACCGCATAAAGCGACATCGAGGAGATCAGACCGATGTTCGGGCCTTCCGGCGTCTCGATCGGGCAGATGCGGCCGTAATGGCTCGGATGCACGTCGCGGACTTCGAAACCGGCGCGGTCGCGCGAAAGACCGCCCGGCCCCAGTGCGGAGAGACGGCGCTTGTTGGTCAGCTCCGACAGCGGGTTGGTCTGATCCATGAACTGAGAGAGCTGGCTGCGCGCGAAGAAGTCGCGGATCACGCCGGCGAACGCCTTCGGGTTGATCAGCTTCGACGGCGTCACATTCTGCTCGTCAAACGTCATGCGCTCGCGGATCAGGCGCTCGGTACGCAGCAGGCCGGCCCGGCACTGGTTCTGAAGCAGTTCGCCGACCGTGCGGACACGACGGGCGCCGAGGTGGTCGATATCATCGACCTGGCCGCCGGAGTGACGCAGCTTGATCAGCATCTTCGTCGCCGCCATCAGGTCCTTCGGGTCGAGCACGCGCTGGGTCAGCGGAATATCCTGCTTGAGCCGCTCGTTCAGTTTGTAACGGCCGACCGCGCCGAGGTCGTAACGGCGGTTGTCGAAGAAGAGCCGCTTGATCAGCAGCTTCGCATTGTTGATGTTGGTCGGGTCGCCCGGACGCATGCGGCGGTAGATCTCCTTCAGCGCGTCCTCCTCGTTGCGGACCTGGTCCTTGCGCATGCAGCCGATCAGGTAGTTGTCGCCGTCGGCGACATAAGCGAGCTCGACCTCCTTGATCCCGGCATCGATCAGCTGCTTCAGGTGGTTTTCAGTCAGCTGTACGAGCTCATCGATCACCACGATGTCGTCATCGCTGGTGATGTCGTCGATCGTGTAGAAGCCGGAGAGATCCTTCTGCTTCAGCAGCTGCGAAACCGTGTACTTCCTGACCTCGTAGCACTCCGACAGGATATCGCGGTTGGTCGGATAGCCGATCGCGCGCAGGAAGGTCGTGATGTAGAACTTCCTGCGGCGGCGGCGACGGTCGAGGTAGATGAAAATGAAGTCGTTGATGTCGAACTGCACATCCATCCACGAGCCGCGGTCCGGAATGATCCGGTACGAATAAAGCGTCCGCCCCGACGTATGCCGGGTCTTTTCGAAGCAGATGCCCGGGGAACGGTGCAGCTGGCTGATGATCACGCGCTCGGCTCCGTTGATGATGAACGTGCCCTGCTCGGTCATGATCGGAATATCGCCCATATAGACGCGTTCGGGAATCTCGGCGCCGTTGACCTTCAGCAGAAAATCGACATAGAGCGGAGCATCGTAGATCTTGCCGTCCTTGATGCAGTCCACGACATCGCCCTTGAGCTCGCTGGCATTGCCGATCTCGTAGGAGACGAATTCGAGCGACATCTGCTTGTCGAAGCTCTCGATCGGGAAAATTTCGTTAAAAACCTCCTGGAGCCCCTGATTCTTCCGCTCGGCCGGCGGAACGTCCCGCTGCAGAAAGTCGCGGTAGGAATCCACCTGGAGACCGATCAGATCCGGCACATCCAGAACATCCCGGAGTTTCCCAAAATTAATTCTTTTTGCCATACCCTGCCTGTTGTTTTATAGGTGAAAATAAAAAATATCTGTAAAATTCAGAAGATTTTCGGAACCGGTGCCCGCCGGTTCCGGCCGTCTGAGCACAAACCTGCTGAAAAACGCCATAGCCAAAACACAAAGAATCCGACCTGCCGGGAAAAAACCATACCGGCAGTTCGGAAATATTCGATTTTTTTCAGAAATTCAAAGAAGATGCGAGCCGAAAAATCCACCGGCTCGAATCAGTGGCGGAACCGCTTCAACAAAAGACCACATCAAACCATGTCCCACCGGAAAGCGGACCCTGCGGTCCGGAGACGGAAAAACGGCAGGAGACGAAAAATCCGTCCCCGCCGTGAAAAACCAGGCAAAGTTACTTGACTTCGACCTTGGCGCCAGCTTCTTCGAGCTGCTTCTTGATCTTCTCGGCCTCGTCCTTGGCAATCGCTTCCTTGAGCGGCTTCGGAGCGGCTTCGACAAGATCCTTGGCCTCCTTGAGACCGAGACCGGTGAGTTCGCGGACGACCTTGATGACGCCGATCTTCTTCGCGGCATCGAAACCGGCGAGGATCACGTCAAACTCGGTCTTCTCTTCTTCGGCGGCAGCGGCAGCGGCAGCCGGAGCCGCGGCGGCAACCGCGACCGGAGCCGCAGCGCTCACGCCGAGACGCTCTTCCAGAGTCTTGACCAGCTTGGAAAGCTCCAGAACGGTCATATTCTCGACATACGAGACGAACTCTTCCATCTTGTTTTCTTCCGACATGTTAAATGCCTCCATTATTGTTCGTTGGCTTACTTATTTTCAACTTTGTCTTTGTAGGCGTTGAGCACATTCAGGATGCTCGCCGCTTTGGCATTGAGAACGCTGACCAGGTTCCGGGACGGAGCCTGCAGCACACCGAGCAGCATCGCCTGAAGCACAGGCTTCGAGGGCAGCTCGGCCAGACTGCCGACCTGGGCGCTGGAAAGGACTTCACCCTCCATATAGCCGCCTTTGGCCGCCAGCTTGTCGTTCTTCTTGCCGAATTCGAGCAACAGCTTGGCCACCGCGCTGCAGTCACCCTTGCCGAACACCATCGCGGTGCCCTGGGTGAAATCGATGGAATCCGCGCCGTTGATGTTCAAGAGCTCGCAAGCCTTCTTGATCAGCGTGTTCTTCAACACGTGGCAGCAGGCGGACTGAGCGGCCAGCTGCTTGCGCAGATCTTCCAGCTCTTTGACCTTGAGGCCGGCGAACGAGACGAAGTAGACATAATCGGCGGAACCGATCTTTTCACTGATCTCCTTGACCAGAAACTGCTTTTCGTTTCTCATTCCTTACCTCTCCCCAACTCTTTCGTATTGATCTTGACGCCGGGCGACATCGTCGCCGTGATCGTGCAGGAGAGGATATAGGCACCCTTGGCGGTCTGCGGCTTGGCCTTCACGAGCGCATCGACGATCACGTCAAAGTTGCTCTTGAGCGCATTTTCGTCGAAAGACAATTTGCCGAACGGAACATGGACACAGGCGCCACGGTCGGCACGGAATTCCGCACGACCGGCTTTCGCCTCGCGGACCGCATTGCCGACCTGATCGGTAACCGTACCGGTCTTCGGGTTCGGCATCAGGCCGCGCGGACCAAGCTGACGGCCGAGGGGACGCACGAGACGCATCGCATCCGGCGTCGCAATGAGGATATCGAAATCCTGCCAGCCGCCCTTGATCTTCTCAACCACGTCCTCAAACCCGACAAAATCCGCACCGGCCTCTTTGGCTTCCGCCGCTGCGGCGCCGTCGGCGACGACGGCAACGCGGACACTCTTGCCGGTACCGGCCGGGAGCGCAACCGCACCGCGGACCGTCTGATCGGACTTCCGGGGATCGACGCCGAGCTTGAACGCGACTTCAGCGGTCTGATCAAACTTGACGCCCGGGAACTTCTTCAGAAGCGCAATCGCCTCAGCCACACCATAGCGCTGCTGGGGATCGAAACCTTCGACCTCAACCTGCTTCTTGTAAAGCTTACTTCTACGCATCGACCACCTCAATTCCCATGCTGCGCGCGGTTCCTTCGATGATGCGCATTGCCGCTTCCTCGCTACGGGCGTTGATGTCATTCTTCTTGATCTGAACGATTTCACGGATCTGCGCACGCGTGATCTTGCCGGCCTTTTCAAAGCCCGGCTTCTTCGCCGCGGAAGCCACTCCCGCCGCCTTCTTCACGAGGACGGCCGCCGGGGGCGACTTGCAGATGAACGTGAACGACCGGTCCTGATAGACCGTGATCACGACAGGAATAACCATTCCGCTCTGAGCTTGAGTGGCGGCATTGAACTGCTTACAGAAGTCCATGATGTTACAGCCGGCCTGCCCGAGGGCGGGGCCGATCGGCGGCGCCGGCGTAGCGGCGCCTGCCGGAATCTGCAACCGGATCAAGCCTGTAATCTTCTTTGCCATGATTACTTTTCCTTTTCCGATTCAAAAGGTGGTCCGGACCGGCAGGTATCCCGCCACCAGTGAATCATACGACATGTTACAAAAGTTCGAGTCACCGTCAAACGGTGCGCTCGACCTGCCAGAACTCCAATTCGACCGGAGTGGAACGACCGAAAATCGAAACCATCAGCTTCAGCTTGCCGCGTTCGTTGTCGATTTCCTGAATCGCACCCTCGAAATTCTCAAACGCACCGTCTTTGATGCGAACCATTTCACCAATTTCAAATTCGACCTTCGGCCGGGCGGCCAGAGTCTCGCCGGTCTGGACCGGGCGCAGCAGATCCTCGACTTCCGCATCCGAAAGCGGAGTCGGCTTGTTCGCGCCGCCGAGAAAACCCAGAACCCCCTGCACGCTACGCACAAAATACCACGCCTTTTCATCAACCATGCCCAGATCGTCATAAAGATCCATCCGGACCCAGATATAACCGGGGAAGAGCTTGCGCGTCATCGTCGTCTTCTTCCCCTGACGAACTTCCGTAACCTTTTCCGTCGGAATGAACGCTTCGTAGACCGGAACCTGATCGCCGTTCTGAAGCTGGCGCAAAATCGTATCGCGAACCTTGTTCTCATGCCCGGACAGGGTATGAATCACAAACCACTGGCCCCGATTGTCGCGTTCGGTATCAACTGAATCGTTCATCTTGCTCTCTTCCTAAAACTTTCCGACCGTGATCACGCGGATCACCCATGCAGCCACCCAGTCAACCGCAGCCACAAAGCACGCCAGAATCGCAATATTCACCACGACCAGCACGGTTGATTCAAAAAGCTGTTGACGGTTCGGCCAGGTGCAACGGCCCAGTTCGGCCATCGTTTCCGAAATAAAGCGCCGGATTTTGCCTGTAACCATATCGAACCCGGCGGCTGCACCGGTGCGCTTCTTACCGTTTTCCATCTTCACTTCCCTGGTTCTCGACTGTTTCACAAAAAATGGCAGGAGAGGTGAGGCTCGAACTCACGACCTGCGGTTTTGGAGACCGCCGCTCTAGCCAACTGAGCTACTCTCCTGACTGTAAAAGCCATCCCTGCTTAGCGGGTCTCTTTGTGGACCGTATGCTTACGCTCGAATTTGCAGTATTTTTTCTTTTCCAGGCGCTCGGGCGTATTGCGCTTCTCTTTCTTCGTCGTGTAGTTGCGACGCTTGCACTCCGTGCATTCCAGAATAACCAATTCACGCATAACTTTACCTACGTGTTACATGAAACTCCCGAGCCGCCGTTAACCGACGGCCCGGGCAGATATCGGATGCCGAAATTACTCGATGATTTCGGAAACCCGGCCGGAGGCAACCGTGCGGCCGCCTTCACGGATCGCGAAACGCAGACCCTTTTCCATGGCGATCGGAGCGATCAGCTCAACCGTGATGGAGGTATTGTCACCCGGCATGACCATTTCGGTGCCTTCGTTCAGGGTGATCGTACCGGTCACGTCGGTCGTACGGAAGTAGAACTGCGGACGGTAGTTGTTGAAGAACGGAGTATGACGGCCGCCTTCTTCCTTGGACAGCACGTAGATCTCGCCCTTGAACTTCGTGTGCGGGGTCACGCTGCCCGGCTTGGCCAGAACCTGACCGCGCTCGACATCTTCCTTCTTGGTGCCGCGGAGCAGGCAGCCGACATTGTCGCCGGCCTGACCCTGGTCGAGCAGCTTGCGGAACATTTCGATACCGGTGACGGTGGTCTTGACGGTCGGCTTGATGCCGATGATTTCAACTTCGTCATTGAGCTTGATGATGCCGCGCTCGATACGGCCGGTAACCACAGTGCCGCGACCTTCGATCGAGAACACGTCTTCGATCGGCATCAGGAACGGCTGGTCAACATCACGCTGCGGCTCCGGAATGAAGCTGTCGACAGCATCCATGAGCTCGAGAATGCAGTTGCAGGCCGGATTGTTCAGATCGCCTTCGGCCTCAACAGCCTTCAGAGCGGAACCCTTGATGATCGGGGTGTCGTCGCCCGGGAAGTCGTAGCTCGAGAGCAGCTCGCGGATTTCCATCTCGACAAGCTCGAGCAGTTCCGGGTCGTCAAGCTGGTCGACCTTGTTCATGAAGACGACGATCGCCGGCACACCGACCTGACGGGCGAGCAGCACGTGCTCGCGGGTCTGCGCCATCGGGCCGTCGGTCGCCGCGATCACGAGAATCGCACCGTCCATCTGAGCCGCGCCGGTGATCATGTTCTTGACATAGTCAGCGTGACCCGGGCAGTCAACGTGAGCGTAGTGACGCTTCTCGGTCTGATACTCGACATGGGAGGTATTGATCGTGATGCCGCGCTCTTTTTCTTCCGGGGCGTTGTCGATCTCGTCATATTTACGGACTTCACCGCCGAACTTCTTGTTCAGCACCATGGTGATCGCGGCGGTCAGAGTGGTCTTGCCGTGGTCGACGTGGCCGATCGTGCCGATGTTGACGTGAGGCTTGGTTCTTTCGAATTTTTCCTTAGCCATTTTTCCCTCCTGAAAAGGTTTAGAGTTTTTCCACTGAAAAATCTTTTTCTACAACTGCTGGATACAAAATGGAGCCCACAAGCGGACTTGAACCGCTGACCTCATCCTTACCAAGGATGTGCTCTACCGACTGAGCTATGTGGGCACTACCCTATTCCAAATCTGCCCGCTTCCGACAAAGAGACCGGCATGTCTTTCCCCACGCCGGCTCATATCTCTGCATCCGGATCCGTTCAGAACCTGTTGAAAAATGGTACTCGAGGGGGGACTTGAACCCCCAAGGATTGCTCCATATGGACCTCAACCATACGCGTCTGCCAATTCCGCCACCCGAGCACAATCAACTGCTGCAATCGGCACATTCATCTTAGCTGTGCCAATCACATTTCCTAATATATTCCATTTGACTGCATTTGCAAATCGAAAAAACATTTTTTTTGAAAAAATCCGTCATTCGATTGATTTCAGACCGTCTATCAGCCTCATTTCCGGAGCCGGAATCCGTTCCGGCCGCCGATTTCGGCTCCGTCGAACTTCTGCATCCGGCTGCTTCCGGCGGCGGAATCGACGGCTTCCACTTCAAACCCGTCCGCAGAGTACGCCAGCGGACCGCCGGCAGGGTCCGCCAGCAGCTCGGCGGAGAGGCCGGACACATCCGCGAGCGTCTCCGGGAAGCCGCCCCGCGCTTTCCGGCTGCGGTCCAGCGCAAGCGCGACCCGCGCCGAGCGCACCTTCCTCAGCAGGGCCACATACCTGTCCATTTCGCCATTCACCTCCGAAAGGACGCTGACGACCGGCTCCGCGCCGAACGGCAACACCCGGAGCCACGCCGCAGCAGCCTCCAGCCGCTGCGGCTCCGAAACCGCGTTCCGGAACCGCTCCATCCCCTCCAGATACCAGAACTTGCAGCGGAACCGCGCCCACTGGAACGCCGGAAACAACCGGCTCACCCCGGAGAACCGGCCGGATGCACGGCTCCACTCGACCATCGGGTCGAGCCCTGAAATCAGGGAGAGCGCCACCTCCCCGCGCAACCCCTGCTCGAGATTCGCCGCCAGCTCTTTCTCCGAGGCAGCCAGGTCGGCGTCAAGCAGCCGCATCTCGCGATCCGAATGAATGCCGAACTCATTGACCACCCGCTCAAGCGCATCAAGACGGCGGGACTCCATCCCCATGACGACCATGCTGTAAATCAATGCGGGCTCCGCGCTCAGCTGACGGCGGAGATTTCCCCAGCCGGTCCAGCTTTCCCCGACCTGCCGGTCGTTGCCGATACTCGCGGCGGAGAGGAGCCGCAGCAGCTCCAGCCATTCAAGCTGCCGGTAACGCATGATCAGCTCCTGCGTGTCGCCGACTCCTTCGAACCCTTTTGCCAGATCACAGCCGAGCCGGGCCGTCGGAATGCGTTCAAGCTCCGTGAGCTTCCGCATGGGAGCGTCCTGGTTGAATACGAATTTCTCCATTTCGACATAGGCGTCGGGCGGCACGTTCTCAATCCACACCGGGGCCGCCAGCCTCGCCAAAGCGTCGGGAATCGCCGGAATCATCTTCCATGCAGCGACCAGTTCCGCTCCGTTCTGCCCGTTCAGCCGGTAGCGCTTCGCCAGATCCGCCGCCGACACCGGCTCGGACGCGGTCTCCAACTGCGCCAGCTTCGCATCGCACATCCGCTCCGCACGTGAAGCTTCATATCGCACGACCCCCCAGGCGGCGATCGCAAGCACCAGCAGCAGAATCACTTTGCAGCGGATCGCCCACGGAACCAGGGAGTCCTGCGGAGACACCACGCGGACCACGGCCGAACGGACCAGCATCCCGGTCAGCAGCCAGATCAGAACCATCAGCAGCGCGGCGGTCCAGAAATTCATCACGCAGGCCAGGAAGGCCAGCGGCAATGCGATGTAATTCAGCCGCAGCGCATTCAGATAGCCCGGGTTCCGCCTCCGGATGAACTCGAGCTGATCCCCCCAGAGCCGAAAAAACGAAAAGAATCCGTAGTATTCGGCATCGGCATCCGTCAGATTCTGCACGATGTTCGCCAGCTGCACATGGCTCCAGCGGAACCAGACCGCCAGCGCCAGAAACGCAAACATTGCAATCGCGCCGACTCCGGCGGCGCCGGCGGCGCCGGCACGCGGATCGGACAACGCCCAGAATCCGCCCAGCTGAAGCACGATCCACGGAACCGCCAGAAGCGCCGCCTGCCCCAGATTCGCCCTCGAAAGAGCACGCTTCAGATCACTCACTGTTCCACCCCGCGTTTTCCGTTATCGATCGTGATGTTGCGCCTCTTGAAGGTCGGGACATCGAGATCGTCATTCCCCCATTTCACCTGCGGCCCGCGCTCCATCACGCCTTTGGAGATCGGTTCCAGCGGCAGGATCAACTGATCCGCATCGGCCGCATGCGCGGCGGCGCTCCGGGTGCGCTTCGGCGCCCGCTCGGAGCTGCTGCGCAGGAGCTCGCTCGCCTCGCTCTCCGCATCGAACCTGACCGTCACGGCGGAGAGCATGAGCTTGCCCGCCCACTCCTCGCCGGTCGCGGCGCCGACGATCAGCCGCGTCTCCGGCTTCACCTGACGTCCGGCGAGCTCCAGCAGCTGCTTCGTCTCGCCAAGCGACAGCTCCGGGCCGCCGAGCAGCGTGAAGATGACCGCATCCGCTTCGCCGAGCTTATCCGCCCCGCCGAGCAGCGGAGAGTGCAGCAGCCGTTCCATCGCAGCCTCGCCGCGGTTTTCTCCGTCGATCTCGCCCGACGCCACGCCGACACCGATGCTGCAGAAGCTCTTTTTCCGGCGCAGGAGCGTGATGAAATTGCCGAAATCGGCCGCCAGCAGATTTCCGTGCAGCAGCACCATGGTCAGCGCCAGCACCGTCCGAGACAACTCCTGATCGGCCAGCTTGAACGCATTCGACAGCGGCGTCGTCGACTCCAGCACCGAAAACAGCAGATCATTCGGCAGACAGATCACCGCGTCGGCCAGGCCGAGCAGCTCCTCCTTCACCGTATCTTCGGCGATCTTCCGCTTGCTGTGTCCCTCAAGCGTAAACGGCAGCGAGACGAAAAACAGCGTCGGGATCTCCAGTTTGCGCGCGACGGAGAGCACGACCGGCATTCCGCCGGAAGCGGTTCCGCCGCCGAGTCCGCCGATGACCAGAAGAAACGGCACGCCCTCAAGCAGCTTTTCGATCCGGCTGCGTTCATGCGCAACGACACGCTGACCGTCGAGCACGCTGCCGCCGCAGCCGCGGCCGGCACGCCAGCGCGCTCCGGCCAGCAGCCGCGCCTCCTCCGGCAGTCCCGACCGCTCGAGACCGGCGGAATCGCTGTCTATGGCGAGGAGGCGCAAAGGAGCCGAAAGCGGATTCTCCCGCAGGATGCCGACGATCCGGCAGCCGGTTCCGCCGATTCCGAGTACGGTGATTTTCTTCTGTTCCATAGTTTCAGCCCCGCAATGCGCCTTTGAAATTCTGCCACCCCATCCGGGTCTTGTTCAGCACGCCGTCCACCACATCGATCAGGCTGCCGACCATGCCGCGGCCGCTCTGTCCCGCGTTCAGTTCGTTGTAATACCCTGCGATTTTCAGCGCGCCCCAGATCGTGCTGCAGCGCGGCGTATCAAGCCCGGTCAGAGCACCGCCCGCCTCGAACGGCTGCCCGATCCGGCACGACATGTCGAACACCTCGCGGAAAATCGGCGCCGTCCGTTCGAACAATGCGCCGCCCCCGGTCAGGACGCCGCCCGCGTCGAGGCTGCCGAGCGCTCCCTGCGCCGCCGCCATCGACCGGATGATCTCGAAAATCTCGCGCAGCCGAGCATCGATGATGACTTCGAACGACGGCAGCGGAATCTTCCGCCCCCGGCCGGTCGAACTCGGAAACTCCATATATTCGCGGCGCTCCTGCATGGCGCGCTGCAGCGTCTTCTCCTCGATCAGCTTGCGGCAGACGTCGATGTGCAAATCGAGTCCGAGCGAAAGGTCATTGCAGACATGATCGAAACCGATCTGAAGCACGCCGGAAGCCTGCACGCCGGAGTTGTATTCGACCACGAATTCGGTAGTTCCGGCGCCGAGGTCGACGAGCAGCACGCCGTGCTCCCGCTCCTCGTCGGAGAGGATGCCGAAATCGTCGGCCAGCGGCGAAAAAGCAACTTCGATCGCCGCCTCCTCGAATCCGGAGTCGCGAACGATCGAGCGGAAATTCTCAAGCCGGGCCGCATCGGCATGCACCACATGGACATACGCCTCGAGCTTGCTCGCGGTGTGGTTCAGCGGATTGCGAATCCGGCGCTCATCGATCGTAAAATAGGATTCGGAGCTGTTGATGATCTCGCGCCCGGTGGCGAGGTGGAGCACCCGCGCGTTTTCATGCGCCTCGATCCGCTCCTTGTTGGTCACCTTGTGTTCGTCATTCCTGACCACCACCGAGCCGATGCCCTGAAACGCCTCCATCCGGCAGCCGGTCACCGCGACAACCACGACCTTCGTGCTGTTCAGCAGCCCGTCCGAAGCGCTCTCGGCATCCGCGATGGCGTTGCCGAGCTGCTCGAAGGCGAGGTCCATATCCTCAATCTCGCCCTTGACCACCGAACCGGCGGAAGGGGCGGAACCGCGCCCGACCACATTTACGCGCCCGTCCGGCCCGGCTTCACCGACCAGCACATTGATCTTCGATGTGCCGATTTCGATC
This Victivallis lenta DNA region includes the following protein-coding sequences:
- the tuf gene encoding elongation factor Tu: MAKEKFERTKPHVNIGTIGHVDHGKTTLTAAITMVLNKKFGGEVRKYDEIDNAPEEKERGITINTSHVEYQTEKRHYAHVDCPGHADYVKNMITGAAQMDGAILVIAATDGPMAQTREHVLLARQVGVPAIVVFMNKVDQLDDPELLELVEMEIRELLSSYDFPGDDTPIIKGSALKAVEAEGDLNNPACNCILELMDAVDSFIPEPQRDVDQPFLMPIEDVFSIEGRGTVVTGRIERGIIKLNDEVEIIGIKPTVKTTVTGIEMFRKLLDQGQAGDNVGCLLRGTKKEDVERGQVLAKPGSVTPHTKFKGEIYVLSKEEGGRHTPFFNNYRPQFYFRTTDVTGTITLNEGTEMVMPGDNTSITVELIAPIAMEKGLRFAIREGGRTVASGRVSEIIE
- a CDS encoding cell division protein FtsZ, yielding MEQKKITVLGIGGTGCRIVGILRENPLSAPLRLLAIDSDSAGLERSGLPEEARLLAGARWRAGRGCGGSVLDGQRVVAHERSRIEKLLEGVPFLLVIGGLGGGTASGGMPVVLSVARKLEIPTLFFVSLPFTLEGHSKRKIAEDTVKEELLGLADAVICLPNDLLFSVLESTTPLSNAFKLADQELSRTVLALTMVLLHGNLLAADFGNFITLLRRKKSFCSIGVGVASGEIDGENRGEAAMERLLHSPLLGGADKLGEADAVIFTLLGGPELSLGETKQLLELAGRQVKPETRLIVGAATGEEWAGKLMLSAVTVRFDAESEASELLRSSSERAPKRTRSAAAHAADADQLILPLEPISKGVMERGPQVKWGNDDLDVPTFKRRNITIDNGKRGVEQ
- the ftsA gene encoding cell division protein FtsA — protein: MFHTRDIVTAIEIGTSKINVLVGEAGPDGRVNVVGRGSAPSAGSVVKGEIEDMDLAFEQLGNAIADAESASDGLLNSTKVVVVAVTGCRMEAFQGIGSVVVRNDEHKVTNKERIEAHENARVLHLATGREIINSSESYFTIDERRIRNPLNHTASKLEAYVHVVHADAARLENFRSIVRDSGFEEAAIEVAFSPLADDFGILSDEEREHGVLLVDLGAGTTEFVVEYNSGVQASGVLQIGFDHVCNDLSLGLDLHIDVCRKLIEEKTLQRAMQERREYMEFPSSTGRGRKIPLPSFEVIIDARLREIFEIIRSMAAAQGALGSLDAGGVLTGGGALFERTAPIFREVFDMSCRIGQPFEAGGALTGLDTPRCSTIWGALKIAGYYNELNAGQSGRGMVGSLIDVVDGVLNKTRMGWQNFKGALRG